The Bdellovibrionales bacterium nucleotide sequence CCACAAACGCGCCTCGCAAATCTAAAGTGAGAGTTTTTTTATTTTCGTCACCGATAATCTGCGCGCCTTTACCGGCTCCATCACAGTCCCAATTCAATTCCGTCGTCCGATTGTAATCCACGTGAATTTCACCGGAGCTAAATTTAATCTGCAGAGTCTCGGTGGCCTCGCTCGTTTCGCTCACCCCTTCGATCGCACCAAAAACAAAGGAGCTATCCTTCGAAAGCTCTGTGATCATGGTTTTGGCCTCGATATCCATAGCGCCGCCCAAAAGCGAAACGGTGCCTGTGGATTCGTCAAATTTGACCAGAGGAGAAAAGAAATAGAAGATCGCGCAAACGACCAGGACTAAACAGCCCAAGGCCGAAACAAAACCTAAAAGAAACCACTGTAAATTGCGAGTTGCTGCACTCATCGCCTGGGATAGTGCTCGGGTTTACTTTTAAAGTCAAATTTTAGGAAGATGTCAGTCTGAACTATCGACCCATTCGGTTGCGACAGTAGAGCTCCGGCCATTCGCGAAGGCAGGCCTGGAATAAGGATTCGGTATCCATTGAGTGGCGATTCATCGTCTTGGGCTCCGCGTAAGGGCGACCAGCACGACTTGCTGGAGAACGCTGACTCGACGAGGATGAGCATCCCACAAAAATAATGCCGCCCAAAATAGCCAAAAATATCTTCATAGCGAACTCCTTAACATCTCAAAGTTCTCTTCGGCCAGGGACAAAAAATTCTAAATATGCGACAGAGAGATACCCACTATGGTCGAGGGTTGGCACTAGAGGGATTCGCCCATCTTTACGCGTTTGGGATCCTGGACGGGCCAGTTCAAAGTGGACTCTGTGAGCAATACGACGGTGCTTCCTAAATTGAAGGTGCCGAGCTCATCTCCGGTGTTCACCGAAATCGAAGACGGATAATCGATCTGAAGACGACGATTTTTAAAGGGGTAT carries:
- a CDS encoding DUF4097 family beta strand repeat-containing protein — translated: MSAATRNLQWFLLGFVSALGCLVLVVCAIFYFFSPLVKFDESTGTVSLLGGAMDIEAKTMITELSKDSSFVFGAIEGVSETSEATETLQIKFSSGEIHVDYNRTTELNWDCDGAGKGAQIIGDENKKTLTLDLRGAFVDCDISVPHKALEIYGQSGKIDVENIETELDVSLASGEVNLGLLQSLKYKMELNVGDGDVNSEIEAFKSGDGIPLSVDM